A segment of the Macrobrachium rosenbergii isolate ZJJX-2024 chromosome 8, ASM4041242v1, whole genome shotgun sequence genome:
TTGCTTGCTGGATAGCCTCACAGCATGTGCACTCCATGGAGTGTGGTTTCCATGTAGGTGGGTGGAAACATTGTTCTTCTGTTGCCTAGGCTATAGCTTCAAGTAATCAGTGGAGTAGGGAGGCAAGACGTTTGATGCAAATTATGGGTTTGCATTGAAAagtgttttgattttaaaaagctACTTTTTTACAACAAACCTGTCATTTACATTAGCCTGAATAAGAATCTATATGGAAGGAACAGATAAGAAAATCACTAGAATGAGCTGATAGGAACCATGATTCCAACATGTAGTCCATGGGATTGAGTTTGGGGTGTTGCAAGGCTGAAATTCTATGAAGGTATATAAAAGTAAGGTGTTCAAAATTGCGGGGTCATAATACACTAATTTCTGATTGTACATGAACAAGTTCAGTTTTTCAGTACTGAGCCCTGTTAAAGATACTTCCCATTGTAACAATTCTTGAGACATGTAGATTAGAAAATAGTGGACAGTTGCTTGGAAATGTATTATTGATGAGAAAAGCATATTGGAGATCCGCCTTTTCATATCTAAAAGGTGGAAGATGCCAAATTTGGTATGGCTATTTGGATTTGTATCCATACCATCAACTCAGCTATTCAAGTTTTAAGAGTTGCAGCAGTGAGCACATAATTCGTTGACAAGGTTTGAAACTGTCCAAACAGAGGAAGACCGACCGATAAGATGCTACTGAGAACATGCTGCATGATCACAAACACCTATACACCATTGTTTAGACCAAGTCCCATAAATCTCAATAACCAGACTGGGATCCTCACTCTGCAAGGAAGCAAGAGGGCCCTGCACTGCTTCATTGGCTAACTGTGCACCTCCAAATGGgataggcagtccctgggttacggcGGCTCCAACTTACGGCATTCCAAACTTACtgtgctttttcaaatatattcataaaaaaatcggtTCTGGGTTATGGCTGATGTTCTGGATTACGGTGCTTATGGCGCAGTAACTAGGATTCTGAGCAGCATAGCTGTAGACGCTATAACAAGGTGAGAAAACTGGTTTAGGGAGATGTAGCCACCAGGAGGGTTGAAAACTGGTTTATTACTAGGGCAGAGCTTAAAAatctgtttctttccccaggcttacataactctctctctctctctctctctctctctctctctctctctctctctctctctctctctctctctctctctctctctctctctgtttttataagtttttattacGATGTTCTGAGTTTTGGCATTTTACCTgccgtaacccagggactgcctactTCACATCTCCCTACCCTGTGAGGTCAACAATCCCTGAGGCAGACCTATTAGGGTTGTGTTATATGGAATGTCCCTAAAAATGCCTCTCATATAGCGAGGGAAGAGACCAGTTGTCCTGCAGAATTTTGGGATTGAGAGAGCTTTAGAATGTTAAGACTGTGAGTCGTCCATGAGTTTCCAACAGATCAGATGAAGAAGGTACACCATCTTGAAAGCTGTAGTTTAATTTAAATGGTGAAATTGAAGAACAGGACAATTATTGCTgattatgtcattttatttatataaacaactgcccatttaattgtgtttttagGAATTGAAGGTAAAGGTAGGAAGTAATTGCCATTTGAGGGAGCATTGCTAGTAATGTGGGTATATTCCAGAAGCATCGTACAGTATTCTCTTTTCTTGTAGATTTATTTGGATCTTAAGCCCATTAACATTTCATTGAAGAATGTAGGTTGAATATATTAAATTAGTGCTGTGAAATTTGCAAGTTAATTGTACTTGGATATTTTAATattgtacattttctttcattagttttgaattattcagttttttcattttagttactaGTTTTTTTAGTGTTAGTTGGTGAACGTGCTTGCAAAGTATTACATGATTAGTAAAACcgtaatttttgttgtatttttcatatttcatagttGAATTTTAAATTCCTTAGATTGCCCCatgtaaaggatattttttttgcattctctTATGAGACATATTTCTTCCAATGTTTTTGGAATGAGCTACTAATTATTTTTAgggttttatgtaaaaattatttgtatggtggtgtgttatatttcatttctgtGCTTTTAGGAGTGGATGcatttatgctgttttttttacattttcttccatcttttcattatcaatgtccaatcagtgtgtgtgtgtgggactcCTCCAGATAATTTTGCTTTCTCTTccagataatttttattattgctttctcTTGTGTTCTGCTccccagttttagttttctgtaaaagaagactattgagatggctttttctgtctgtcggcactttttctgtctgccctcagatgttaaaaactactgaggctaaagggctgcaaattggtatgttgatcatccactctccagtcatcaacataccaaattgcagctctcaagctttggttagttttattttatttaaggttaaatttagccataattgtacatctggcactgctataggtaccaataacacaggccaccaccgggccttggctaaagtttcatgggctacggctATAAGTTTcacgggccatggctgaaagtttcatatatgctgtaaggaaaactcgattgtactgaagaaactttggcacattttttacttgttttttattgcaaGGTAACAAAAACTTTGCCTGGAGACTTTGCCTCTTGACTAttcagttttaccattttttgtctCGTGCTTATGGTTCTGATCTCGTGTCATGGTTGTTTGTTGGTTTCTTTGCtcaatcattgattttatttatgaaatttggttGTCCAGCCAAGTACTGGActttttcagccattcagtacttgagacagtggaaagagggagatggagttattgaacagcaagataaagcaGTCCAGAAaaggaagtacaaggatctaaaggttgagctgggagaaaaccccacagttgcattaagaagtaGCAGTTGAAGAAGATGTTGGACagtaagaatgaagaaaggaaatgggaatggaggtaaaagtaaaaggttttttaaaaagtggatgcagctagggttTGAAGGGATGCTACAAACACCGTCTAGTTAAGGCTGGATCATTGAAAAACGCTAGTTTAAAGTTTGCTTCTTTGTCagtaatttctatcttttcttgCAGCATTTTTAGTTCTGTATTACACTCATAAGGTCAACAGACCTTCAGATGTGCACAGGGTGGTGTTTCAACTTCACGTAGTTAACTGGACACTGGTATATAGGATCAGATTTCTGTTTTGtccaaaatttgaatttttaatgacAATGTTGTCCATTAAACTTCGTTTTCACCAGCTTAATGTTCACCCATTTTTCTAGTAGGGGATATTTATTTCCAAGTCTTGTGCATTCTGATACTTCTGTAATAGGGAATCAAGTACTGTATCTTGCCGATTGGTTTGTCATCTTATTTAGGTAGAATTACTCTTTCATGTaactcattttcatgttttgcacCTATGATACTAGTAAGTAGTCTTCTGGCTGTTAAattgaagtattttttaaaatttttgttggtaaaattttattgtttctatGGCCTGCAGTTTTTGCATTATAAGGTTTAGATACATGTATCACTTGCCTCgtgacaaaattttaatttccaatgACTCTTGTACTTCAAATactgtttttgttacttttaaggTGGTTTCTTTATTTTAACTGCTTGATCACGCCAGCTACTTGAACTCTAAGGGTAAGGAGGCATGCTGTTGAACCTCGGCCTCCAAGTTTTTGAAGATCAAAATTTATGTAAAGCTGTGCAGGATAATCCTCCAAAAGTCAATCATGGTAGTACTGGGATGGAAAAGTCCCCGGTTTGAGTTAGTTAAAAgggacgcttttcaaatatattcatcagaaaatttCGCTTAACGCATGTTAGTTTAGAGCAGAaattggccccaaaacggcagaataatcataatttgaaggtttttttgtaaAACCAATTATAAACCACTTCAagaggttttcttatgatttttgacgatttttgctCTTTGAACGGGCCTCTTGCCCAAGTTAAAAGGTAAGAAACCCGTTAACTTAGAGGATCCTGCATTATAAACCACTTCAAGATAGTTGCTCTTTGAGGCCTCTTGCCCAATAACAAGCCGGGATCCTgcagggatagtgccgtcagtgcacttaggcattacttatggttctttgcagcatccctttggcccaaagttacaacccctttcattccttttattgtacctccattcatatactctttcttccatcttactttccaccctctcctaacaattgtatcATAGTGCAACTAGAAGATTTTCTGacctttttactcccaatttccctttcagtgctgaatgaccttataggtcccagcacttggcctttggcctacactttatattccattttgtTCCAAAAAGCTAGGAGTCTGggagaaaaattaaacacaaaatttgatgaaaaactcTGAATATGCAGACTACACCTTGAACCACTATCCCAATTTTCATCATCCTTCCACCTCAAATCACCAAATTCCTGgtgtaaatttcataaaattctgaTCAACAGCACCTTGGCCCATGGGAACACAGCAACATGCTAGGATTAAGAAATTCCATACGGCTAAgattacatatatctttattaatGAAATTCCACAGCTGTGcctacttatataaaaagaagtttCGACAATGGTACCTGGTTTCTTACATACATTGTGCAAGACAGAGCATGGTAAAATATTTGAACAATGTACAATGAAAATGCTAGTAAAATATAGTACTTGCTTTATGTACTGATTATTAGCTAGACAACTTCTGATATACAGTATGATTAATGAAAGTGTTACAAGCACTTTTAAACAACAAAACCTATGCAAATTTCAATCATCTGCCTTGCATTTTCATGTTACAAAATGATAAGTTACTTTCAATTACAGTAATGCAAAACAACACTGCCTATCTGTGGATAGTAAATCATTAGGACATTCTAAACAGTTTTACTGCCAAATGGAATGATTCATGCTTTCTTTAAGTAATAaaaacacttgttaattaaataaacataaacaaacagaagAACAGTCCATCACAGATATAGATACATTACTGTACATAGAAGTCATGTGCTTGGATTTGTTTTCAGagacaaacacaaaatgaaatggaGACTCAAAGGACTGATGATAATGGGCCATCCTCTGCAATTACAATCACTTTTCAGGCAGGGTATTTTTTAAGTCAGTTAGCACACTGTGTCTttcaatttacaatattttcaatttattcaagACTGTTTTCATGACACATGCAGTTGTACTTGCTGGTTTTTTTCTGTTGACCACCAACAATGAAACCGAGTATAATACAGTAGTTGTCAATAATGAATAATGGGTAAACTTTCATTTACAGTACAAAACCTTTAAAATGATCACCATATTTAAAAACACTCCAATCTTGAATTAGATCATTACTGTATTCTTTATTCATCCTGATACTCATCCTTAAAGTTTCTCCCTCCTGACTAGgcataaaaaactttataaaacataattaatgaGATGTTCAACAATAATTATTACCAATTGTTACCTTGCCCTGATACCATGACTACAATCTTTTTATATCGCGAATAATAAAATTCTACTTGGAGTAATTATTCCCAGTAGGTAATAACTTTAGTTCATAATATGATTGCAGTAAAATTCcacaatttatcaattaaaatggCACAACTATTTGTCCACCGTTGGGGACGTTACTTTCACCTTAACAAACACTAAATAACCTAACTAAGAGCAGCTATGCACTCAGTCTAAAGCTATGTACCTGATAAATACTTCATAAAGGCTTTGCCAAATACAGGTAcattttatacaaacattaaacaGTTTAACCTTACCACCAAGGTAAAAAATCTTCGACTCTCACGGGGCTGGTATGAAAGGTTTGTTTTCCAATATTAATGAATAGTTATATAACAGGGCTGCCAACTTATCACTCATACAAAATGAGAAACTGAAATCGTTACTGCTCGTTTTCCTGTTCTAAGAATCTGTCTTCTGAATGTGTatgcgtttctctctctttctcatcagaTGGTTTATCTTGGATAGCCTTGCACACATCATGGCAATGTTCTGGTAGACTTGGACAGTGGAtgctgtaaaattaaaaatttcaatggACTGACAAGTAACTTTCCAATATTCGTTGGCAAAACAACTTACCTCTAGGGAAAAAATAACGCAGGTTATCCAAAAAGTGATATGTTTATTTCGATTAAAATGTCTAGTCATTAAGAAACAGATTTGTAAATGCAGAGGGAAGTGTGGAGCTGTCAAACCGGGTGAAATTTTCTTGCATACattaaaagttttctgaacacAAACAGAAATGCCTTAACATAAAAATTCAGACTTCAGTACTTTGTACTTCATTCACATATGGGGAAGTCAATTCTGCTGTGTCTATACACCAATGCCAATctgaaaataatacagtacttcaACATTTTTCTGTGTGTGAGATTTTGAACCATACtggtgagaaaatgaaaaatgatttaagtTCTTAAGTCTCTTGCATATGGAATGAGAGTTGAGTTAGCAGCGCTGTATGAATAAGAACTATTTCATAAATGGCACCCACTCATGAAACCTATAATTTCAAAGGTGTATTAAATCAACCACAATGCACATTGATGCATCTCGCTAATGGCTCTTAGGTGTAGGCTATTTAGGATGTACGATGGCTGACTCTGTCAATACAAAATTTTCTGCTTATACAGTAGTTAAAAAATCTGTACCACAACTGTACAatgcagtatttaaaaaatatttagatgaatCTTTTACATCATAACTCCGAAAATTCTTTGGAATTATGATATTATAATCAGAAgagtacataataaaataaaaatacagttggGTGCTTTAAGCAACACTACACTATAGGATACTATTTCTGCCCTGTTTACAAGTgtacaaaaaaatgtttcaactATAAAAATGACTTGATAAAAATTGCAAAGCATCTTAGATTCAGCACAATACTTACTTTCTGGGAAATTTGCAAGATGATAATTTGGGCCTTTTCTCTTATAAAACTTATATGTAATAATGTGCAATACAAAGCaatttagttttttgtataaaatttttgtatGCTCATTGTCAAATGACACCGAAAAGttttaattaccattattatcacgagtagtttagccagaccactagGTCGAGATTCTAAACTCACACACAAGTGACCTGAAGGTTTCTCTCTTGGAAaataagcagtaaaaaaaaaatcatattttccaaaTGTCCTTGATctaaaacttgacaaaaaaaaaaaattataatcagagTATTGTGATAGAAACATTCTAAATCTAAGATGCTCTATGCACAAAAACATATGATTAACTAGATGATTACCACACAAACATAACTACCTTACGTCTTTTCAAGAGCACATGGGAGAAAATCTATgattttctgtacaaaaaaaaatctgaaactatACTTCTATCCCCGAACTTTCATATCGCCAACAAGATGCCAATCtgttattataatgaaagacCTAATCACTCACGCAAAAGTAGTGTTATAAGTCTGCAATAAAAATCCTTCACATCATGAAGACCATTAATAAGTAGTACGAATGCAGTGTACTCTTGAGCACAtgcatctatacacacatatgatatatatatatatgtatatattatacagttatGATATTCATAATCAACATCCATTCACATATACAGCAAagcatttattaataaataatgttcCTCATAAGGCAAAAtcatattttgtgaaattattgtGAAACTAATCCAGTACATTTCAACACAGGGAGTATACTTTCATATTAACAAACCACAGACTCCGTGCTTTTACAATATCCCAAGCAATGGATAGTCTGCAATAATTTCCTCCATAACAGAAGGCAACACAAGCTAGCATAGAATAACCACTGCCTGTATCTGCATTTCACTGAACACAAAGACCTATGGTACGTTACCATCAATTCCTCTACACTAGTTGAGCATGGTGTGCCTGTCGTAAATGTTGCGACGCTGCTCTTGCACCTGCCGTTTCCACTTGTCTTGCTGGTGGCCGACTCTGCCGAGGACGTTAGGTCTTACGCGTAAAGGCTGCGCCATTCCGGGGGCCCCTTCTATGGCTCcagcttcctcttcttcattGGTGTGCTCTTGGTAAGATGGCTGTGAACGCCTCTTGTTCAGCAGTGGATCAAGACAGAGGAGGAACAACATGTAAACCACCAACAGGGAGATTATCCAGAGTACCAAAATGACGACAACCTGAAAAACAATGCAATTATATGATGACTTACGTTTAAATCCCTGTGACTCATTACATACACAAAACAGTACAGTCAAGGGCTTGGGTTAACAGAAAAAAGTAGAGCaccttatataaattatttcaaattttgacAACTAGTccaatatgatatatacatgcaATAATGTACTTCCAGAGGTGAGCTCACGACTGAATTATGTTTCTGCATCAGTCCAAAACTGAAACAGGCAAGTCGGGACTTTACATTGTGTAAACTGTGTGGTTcattaaatgtcatttttaacaacaaaaatgaacTTTTTCAATAGAAATCCATTACTTCAATACAGCATGTTGTGCACATTGTGAAATCCACAGCCACTCACTGGTATAAAAGAAGTAAGATCTTTGTCACTGTAGGTTCGTGCATATTTGAATggctccatattattattattagtttgtccagaccactgagctaatatATTTAGCTCTTGCAGGGCTTGCACAAAGGCTTTGTTTATATTGGTGAAGCTAAGATTTTATCTATTAAATGAccttttaaattttgataattgttttgatttctgaaaattttggTTATAAAGCCAACATGAAGCACtgtcagccattcagcacttatacAGTGATTAATgagagttggagaggttggactaCAAGATGGAAAGGAAGTTGGAACAGAGGTTAAGTATaaagagtgggtgcagctaggggctgaagggacatgTCAAATATagataacaataattttgattttgttttttgtattacttATCACATAAATCAGCCAACAGTTCTTCAGCTTTTCCAATATGTTAAAATTGCCAATAACACTTCTTCAGCTTTTCCAAATATTAAAATCCCCAATAACAGTTCTTCAGGTTTTCCAATATATTAAAATCCCCAATTTCACAATCGTTTTATTGACTAAAATACATcaaaaggatataaaataaaaatgattctttgATTGATTTAAGTACCATTATGAATGTTGCATTAAAAACTGCATAGggagtaaaatgttattttagacACAAAACTTGATAGAACATCACGCAGAAGTGAATATCATTTTTGGCAGAAAACATTAAGTCAAATCTCGAGAAAAACATTTCtggcctttatttatttaccatcaATGAGATTCTGGCCTTTTATTTACCATCAATGAGAGTctgacctttatttatttaccatcaACGAGATTCTGGCCTTTATTTATTCACCATCAATGAGATTCTGGCCTTTATTTTTACCATCAATGAGATTCTGGCCTTCATTTACCATCAAAGACCTCTGCTGCATCATAAATCATgaaaagataactgatatgacaTTTATATTGTATAACCTTGAGAGCCCCATAAGGTAGTAGTGCTGACAGTGTACctcacaaggtgcactgtaggaatttttaaggttctttgcagcgtcacttgacccctagctgcaacccctttcattcgttttactgtacctctgttcatatacgctttcttccattttactttccacactctgataacaattgtttcatagtgcaactgttgttttcctcctgttataactTTTAAGACCTTTCTACATGCAATTTTCCTTTCTCaccgctgaatggcctcataggatctggcttaaaatttatattcataaccTCAAGAGGTATTCATCCATTACTAGTTTCATCTATAAAGCTACTCATATTACAAGACTTCACtatattgtggttattagaaaACCAATGATAACTGTAGTCTGTGGTAATTAAGGCTGATTCTAGTTTTAACAAGTATGTTTAAGAGCCACTTGTTAGTCTGTCCTTTCTGCCAGTCCAGCACCAAATCAGCCCTGCAGATCTCAAAACTACTGgacttttatgtattattatatattatttaattagaTCAATAAATCACATTTCTTGACTATAAGCCTTTCTCAACAGACCAAAGTAATTTAAAACCAAAGGGAATGAATGTAAACAAAGTTTGAAAGTGATGCAGCTGGTGCTCAGATGCTGTACTGTCTACAGTGTGTTATGCAAGGCATACTGTTGGCTGTAATCACCTAAAAGGACATTCACCTAAAAGTACATTCTTGTATAGTAGTGAACTAAGATACTGTGATAGTATTAAGGAGGACTTATGAAACTAGCTTTTGGAATACAAAATTTCACAAGATATTTGTGgc
Coding sequences within it:
- the LOC136840667 gene encoding LOW QUALITY PROTEIN: uncharacterized protein CG1161 (The sequence of the model RefSeq protein was modified relative to this genomic sequence to represent the inferred CDS: inserted 1 base in 1 codon); this encodes MAKLDVIIIVFFSFCAVAHSAQSEDKRCICVCPNPSNVNGTKSTCVSYTKHVAPSKCDCENVVLPKFXKNIEPNGQEFCAQCECKYESRNSTTIKVVVILVLWIISLLVVYMLFLLCLDPLLNKRRSQPSYQEHTNEEEEAGAIEGAPGMAQPLRVRPNVLGRVGHQQDKWKRQVQEQRRNIYDRHTMLN